The genome window CTCCCCCTTCTTTTTTATCTTATTAAATATCTGGACGAGCTAAAAATGGAGACTCGTTACGCATTAAAATATCAACGTACTGGGCCCGCTCCCATGAATATGGATCTTTCGCTCTCATCTTGCTTAATACCCCCCTGCACTCATCCAAAACTCCATATCCATGTTTCCCCATCCAGCGTTCAACATCATTGACCATTGTATGTATTGATTCAATACCGTTCTTATAGAGAGCACTGACAACCTGCACACAATCAGCACCAGCAAGTAGCATTTTAGCTACATCTTCTCCTGTAAAAATCCCCCTATTTGCGCAAAGGCTGCCATTGACTGTTCCAAAAAGAAGGGCGATGAAACGAAGTGGCAAAAGAGAGTCTCTCTCATGACTCATAACAATAGTTCTCTCTTCTTTTTCTTCTTCAGGATTTATATCTGGATTGATAAAATTATTGAAAAGTACATATCCCTTTGTTCCCATCTGATCAAGCATTGAAACAAAGTGAAGCGGATTGGTGTAGAAAGGGCTTAATTTTACAGACACAGGAATAGATACCACCCGCAAAACTTCTTGAACAGTGGCTAGCTGCTCGTTTTCGATCTGTGAACCACTCATATTTTTATCTATAGGCATAGCGTAAAGGTTGAGTTCCAGCCCCTGGACTCCCGTCTTGCTTAATTTCTCTGCCCATTCAACCCAAACACTTTTCGTTCCTGCGTTCAAACTCGCAAAAACAGGGACATGGGCATCTTTGATAATTTTATTTACCCACATAATATGTTCTTCTGGACCAGCATGTGCTATTCCGGGATGAAGAGCAATCATCTCTGCGTGTCGTTCGTCATCGTCAGTTAATTCATGTTCGAGAGCCAAAGATTCAAGAGCGATTTGCTCCTCAAAAAGCGATTTGATCACTATGCCTCCCGCGCCTGCTTCTTCAGCTTTACGAATAGTTTCAAGGTTCGATGTAATGCCGCTGGCTCCTACGATAACCGGGTTCTTTAACTCCACTCCCATATACTCAGTTGAGAGATCAATTGCCATGTTACTTCCCCCTTTCTCGTTTGAGCACTTATTTGTCATTGTACCCTAATACACAAGTGAGAAATACTCTTAGTCTATAATATAAATTCCTACTAGCAATGAAAGGAGAGATGAAGATGAACCTTGTACTCGAAACAATAAAAAATCGTCGAAGTATCAGGCATTTCTTGCCTTCCCAAGTAAGTAATGAGGAACTGTCTCAAATACTTGATGCTGGGATATGGGCTCCAAGCGGACATAACGATCAGCCATGGCATTTTACAATTATTCAAAAGAAAGAAATAATCGATATGATCAGCGATAAAACAGTATCTCTTATGAAAAAATCGCCAGTTGATTGGGTTCGTAGAATGGGAGAAAAGGAAGGATTTCATATCTATTACAATGCTCCCACTATTATTATCATTTCGGGTAAAAAAAATGAAGATTCGTTATTGAAACCGATTGCAGACTGCTCAGCAGCCATAGAGAACATGCTTCTTGCAGCTGAATCTTTGAATGTAGGAACATGCTGGATTGGGTTCTCTGGTTTCTTCTTCGCCGCAGCTACACCAGAAGAGCTTAAAATGATCGGAGTTCCAGAAGGATATGAACCTTTTTATAGTATCGCTATGGGATATAAAGATCCAGACCGCCACTACGGAGCACCACGTCGTAAAGAAAATACAATTACGTACATACGCTAAAGCGTAACCATAATATTACAATATAAAGAATCTCCCCGCATCATAAGATAACGGGGAGATTTATTTTTATTTCTTGAAAATAATTGAACGTGCAGCAACAACACCACTTGAAGCAGCCTGAATAATTCCTCGACTGACTCCTGCGCCGTCTCCAGCCATATAGAGATTTTGAATTGTAGGAGTCTCAAGAGTATCTTTCAATTCAAGACGCAGAGAATAAAGTTTGATTTCCACTCCGTACAGAAGCGTATCATTCATATTAATTCCCGGCATAATAATATTGAGAGCCTCTATAAACTCTACAATATCCGTTAGAAAGCGATGGGGTAAAACAAGACTCAAATCTCCGGGCTGAGCTTGGGCGGTAGGTTTTACCATTCCCCTCATGATGCGAGCTTCTGTTGAACGACGTCCATCTCGAAGATCTCCCAAACGTTGAACAAGAATTCCGCCGCCTGCCAACATATTTGCCAACTTGGCGATGTGAGTCGCGTAGCCTATGGGATCATTAAAAGGTTGCGTAAAATTCTTTGTTACGAGAATAGCAAAATTCGTATTTTTAGACTTTACATTCTTTAAACTGTGCCCATTTACCGTTACGAGATCATGAGCCTTATTATATTCATGAACAACAAAGCCTGATGGGTTCATACAAAAGGTACGACAACGATCGTCAAAAGTCGGGGTATTGTAAAGACATTTAATTTCATAAAAGTGATTGGTTAGATCCTGACAAATACTATCTGGTATTTCTACCCGCACCCCAATATCTACTGGCATGGAAGCGATGGGCAGGTTGTATTGATTTACAATGCCTTCAAGCCATGAACTTCCTTCACGGCCTGGAGCTAAAATAACATTATCTGCCTCGATTTCACGCCCATCCTTCAAGGCGATGCCTTCAATAACTCCGTTTCGAACTTTGACTTCCATTACTTCCGTATTCATGAGAATGTCACACTTTTCCTTTAACTCCTCATACATGTTATTAAGCACCATGCGAGAAGCATCTGTTCCTATGTGACGAATTCTAGCCGGTATGATTTTTATTCCGCGACTTGCTGCTCTTTGAATCGTATCTTTTACAATATCCCCTGTCGGTTCGTAATAATTCTTATCTGCGCCAAAACTGACAAAAGCATCATCAACATACCGAATCATATTCTCAAGCGCATCTTCGCCTATGCACTCTTCGAGATTTCCGCCAAAGCCAGTGGTCAGCGTGAGCTTTCCGTCAGAGGCAGATCCGGCCCCACCCCATCCAGAAACGATATTACACGAGTTGCAATTGACACATACAGGGGAAAGTCCCTCAAGAATAGGACATTTTCTGTCTTTTATAACTTTTCCTTTGTCAACTATAAGAACTTTCTTATCATTCTTCACTAACTCCATGGCCGCAAAGATGCCTGCAGGCCCAGATCCCACTATAATAACGTCGTATTTCACCGTTATTTCTCTCCTTCACTATCAAAATTTACTCGTTGGCCACATGGAAAGTATAGGGGTAGGTATCAATAGGTGACCCTTGAGATGATACCATAAAAAAGAGCCCTTCTCCATGAAGAGCTCTTCCGTCATAATGCAGGTGAGATTATTTATTCGAATGATCTAACGATAGCCTTCAAAAGGACCTCTCCATCGAACTTCGATAAGTCCCTCTGAATTGAACATCTCTATAGAATCCACGACTTCATAAAACGCAATAGCATTCTCTCTCTGTACTTTTCCCCTTTTCTTCGCTTTAACCACCCTCATCTCCCCCCTTCTTTTCTTATTGGCGGCATTCTCCTTGGGATAGAGACCTTGACCATAAAAAAAGCCGGAAACCGCTTAAAGCGGATCCCGGCTCTGGTGTTTGTGAGTAAGGGCAATTAAATGCCGATCACACCAGGAGGGGATCCGCTGCTAATAATAACGACTACAGGTAGAGAAATTAGAGACTGAAGAAACATACTTTTAACTAGCTGCATTTCGAACCCTCCTTCTGTGTCCAAATTATTTGAATATTTCCACACATTATATTGTCGATTATTTCGCCTGTCAACCCTTTTTGGGCATAAATATTAATACAATCCAGTCAATTTTGGCAAAACCGTAGAGATCCAGGGAAGATAGGTTAAAAGCAAAACATCAACAACCATGATCAAAATAAATGGCCATACTGCTCGTGTAATATCCTCAAGCTTGATATCGGCAATGCTGCACCCAATGAAGAGGCATACACCCAATGGCGGAGTAACCATTCCTATTGCAAGGTTTACAACTAATACGATCCCAAAATGGAGAGGATCTACACCTATCTGAGTAATGACCGGCAATAAGACAGGCACCAAAATAATAATGGCCGCAACTGTTTCCATGAACGTTCCCAAGAAAAGGAGCAAGATGTTAATGAGGGTTAAGATAACAACAGGATTTTTTGAAATCGATAAAATAACCTCTGCAACGGCCTGAGGAACTTGTTCAGCAGTAAGAATCCAGCTGAAAACAGATGAAGTGGCAATAATAAACATGATCATCGACGTTCCCATAACTGTCGTAACAAGAATATTCTTCAGTTGAGAAAGATGAAGTTCCTTATAAATGAAAAAACCGACGATGAAGCCATAAACGACAGCCACTACTGCCGCTTCTGTAGGGGTAAAGACACCACCATAGATTCCCCCCAGAATAATTACAGGCATCATGAGGGCGAGAATTGCCTGTTTAAAAGTTTGCCAAATTCGTCCTAAAGTCGGTTTTTCGTCGCCATGATACCCCTTTTTCCTGGATATTAGCCAGGCTACAAACATCAGAGAACAACCGACAAGAATGCCAGGGAGAATGCCACCCATAAAGAGAGCGCCTATAGAAACTCCGGTAAGAACTCCGTAAATTATCATAGGAATGCTTGGTGGAATCATAACGCCCAAAGTACCAGCAGTTGCTTGAACAGCTGTAGCAAAAGGCTTGTCGTATCCCCGCCGTACCATTGCCGGTATTAAAATAGTTCCAATAGCAGCAACTGTAGCTACCGCTGCTCCTGAGATCGCTCCAAAAAACATACTCGCTATAATGGCAACAAAAGCTAATCCACCAGAAAAACGACCCACAATAGAGTTGGCAAATTCAACAAGACGTCTTGAAATACCCCCAAACTCCATTAACGAGCCCGCGAGAATAAAAAAAGGCACCGCCATGAGAGGAAAAGAATCTGCCGCCGTAAACATTTTTTGAACTATTACTATAGGAGGGATCGCCCCTGAAAAAAGAATAGCGGCAACAGAAGCCAGACCAATAGCTATAGCAATAGGCACGTTTATAACAAAAAACAAAATGAGACTAGCAAAAAGAACAGTGGTCATATGGCTTCATCCCTTCTTCCTACAACAATAGATAAGGCCTGTTCGATGGAATAGATAAACATGAGGACACCACTTACAAAAATGGCTGAATAAGGAATCCCCATGGATATTTCCATCGCCGGAGATCGCTGTCCTGAAACGATAAAAAGAATTCGACGTCCATAAATAACCATGAGTGCGAAAAATACCGCCGCACAGAGAGTTGCCAGAAAAGCAACACCTTTTTTCATTTTTGGAGGCAACATATTTACAACCACTTCCACACCGATATGTGCTCCCCTTTTAACGCCAATACTGGCCCCAAGAAAGGAAATCCAGACAAGAATATATCTGGAAAGTTCTTCTGACCATGGCAGAGAAGAGTGGAGAACGAAGCGAAATATGACTTGTAAGAAAACAACAACAACCATAACAATCAATAAAAGACTGACGGCATATTCTACAATCCGGTTTAAACCGTTAAGCAATTTTTTCAAAAGAATCACACTACCCCTTCTTTCTGCCGAAGAACACCTACAAAAAGGGAGGGAGAAGGAAAAGCTCTCCCTCTCCCTATGACATACGAACGGCTCTAATTTCCTGCAAGAATCTGATCAAGAAGCTTTGCGTCTTCGCCAAGTTCCCCACGGAATTCGTCATAGACGGATTTCGTGGCCTTACGGAAGGCTTCTTTATCTGGTGTATTTATTTCCATTCCAAGTTCTTTCAGTTTTTCTACCTGTTCATTTTCCATTCTCGTAATCTGCTCGCGCTCATAAAGAGCCGATTCTTGAGCAGCTTTCATGAAAATTTCCTGATATTCTTTAGGAAGCTTATCAAATCTAAACTTACTCATTATCAACATCGAGGGAGAAAAAACATGTCCGGTAAGAGAAACATATTTCTGAACCTCGTATATTTTTTGAGTGTAAATAATAGGAATTGGGTTTTCCTGCCCATCAACTGTTCCCTGCTGGAGAGCAGTAAAGACTTCTCCCCATGCCATAGGCGTAGGATCTGCTCCGAGGGCTCTCCAAATAGCCATCTGTACTTTATTTTCCATGGTTCTGAGCTTGAGTCCTTTGGCCTCTTCTGGAGTATTTACGGGATGCTTAGAATTTGTCAGATGGCGGAACCCGTTTTCATACCATGCTAAACCTTTAATGCCTTGTTTTTCGAGAAGGCCCATAATATACTGTCCGATTTCTCCATCGAGAGTTGAATAAGCCTGAGCCTTGTCTTTAAAGAGAAATGGGAAGTCAAAAATCATAAACTTTTTCTCGAATCCACTCATAGGCCCTGTTGAAGAGACGACCAAATCGACAGTTCCTAACTGAAGCCCCTCAATAAGGTCTCTCTCTCCTGTCCCAAGCTGATTATTGGGGAAAAGATTGACCTCTACATCTCCATTTGTTTCTTTCTCGACAATCTCTTTAAACCGTACAGCTCCAAGGTTATAAGGATGCTGATCACTCACAGAGTGCCCCAGCTTAAAGGAGTACTTAGCTGCCCAAGCAGGTTGTGTTACAGTCCCCAGCATAAAAGCACAAAACAAAAGCCCTACAAAAATTATGGTGCTTTTTTTCGTCCCTCTCATCACATGTCCCCCTTTAGACTTCTTCATAAGTTTTTTCTTTTACTGAAACAAGGTTATAAAGAACTTTATTAATAGGCGTCGCGATTCCCAGACGTCTACCTTCCTGAACAACGGCCCCATTTATAACCCCAATTTCTGTTTTACGTTTGTTCGAAACATCCTGAAGCATGGAAGACCTATTTGCTGCGGTAAGTTTGGCAACTTTTCTCGTATGTTCTACTGGATCGTCTATTTCAAGGGTAATTCCCTTTGCATTTGCCACAGCAACTGCCTCTTGTACAGCACAGGCAAGGAGTTCGTCTGTTTCAGAAAAATCTACTAAACGACCATTTTTTAACCCTGTAACAGCTGTTAAAGCATTAATGCCAATATTGACAATCAACTTGCCCCAAATGAGTCCCATTACATTGGGCGATAATTTAACGTTAAAACCACCCTTTTTGAGTAAATCTCCTATCTTTTCAAGGCGCTCATCGATAAAACCAGAGAGCTCTCCGATTACTGTGTCTCCTTGACCTGCATGGCGTATTTTTCCTGGTCCAAGCAATGTGGAACCATGTCCTGTTACACCTGCAATAACTTTTTCTTCGCCAACAACAGCACTTATTTTCTCTACATTACCAAGGCCGTTTTGAAGGGTTAAAACGCTTGTATGCGCCCCAATAATACCTTTCGCACTTTCCATCGCCTGAGATGTAAGCGTGGCCTTAACAAAAACAATAAGGAGGTCGCACTCCCCCGCCTCTTCAGGAGACGTAACAGCTCGAATAGAACGAATCGTACGCTCTCCTCCAATGCCCTCAATAAAGAGGCCGTGGGTATTAATGGCATCTACATGATCTTTCCAAACATCAATAAGCGTTACGTTAAAGCCTGCTTCAGCAAGCATTCCGCCATAAAGGCATCCCATAGCTCCTGAGCCAAGAACAGCTATTTTCATATTTTTCACCTCGGTCTTACTTGCGCAGATCTTTCAAATCGTCTCTGCTCAAACCTCCAAAGGTGTGTTTATCTTCCGGGAAAGAGCCTGAACGGACTTCTTCTTTGTATTCACCAAGAGCCTTTACAATTTCGTCTCCGATTTGAGCATACTGTTTAACAAACTTGGGAAGGAATTTATCGAAGAGCCCCAACATATCGTGGAAAACCAAAACCTGACCGTCTGTATAACGTCCTGCTCCTATACCAATAATGGGAATTGATACAGCTTCTGTAATTGCACGTCCTAATTCTTCAGGAACACACTCTACAACGATGGAAAATGCTCCGGCATCTTCTAGGGCTTTTGCTTCGTCAACAATTTTCTGAGCTGCTTCCAAACTTTTCCCCTGCACCTTAAAGCCACCGAGCATAGACGCCGTTTGAGGCGTAAGGCCAATATGTCCCTGAACGGGAATTCCTGCTTCAACAATGGCAGAAACGACTTCTGGGCGCCCGCCCTCAAGCTTGATCACATCGCAACCGCCTTCTTTCATGAGACGATTTGCACTGCGAATGGCTTGAGAAATGCTTTCGTTATATGAGCCGAAAACCATATCGCCAACAATCATAGGTGTGGGAGCACCCTTTACAACGGGTTTGATGTGAGCAACCATTTCGTCTGTGGTAAGAGGCACTGTCCCATCATTGCCAAGCATTGTCATAGAAAGAGAATCACCAACAAGAATGATCTCGATACCTGACTTCTCAACTAAAACAGCCTGAGCATAATCATACGCTGTAACCATCGATATTTTTTCGCCTTTTTGCTTCATTTCTTTGAGCTTTTGAATCGTTACCTTTGCCATTGCGAGATTCCCCCTCTAGAGATATATAAAGTTTTTATACTTTTTCTTTGTCGATTCAGGATTTGTACCCAAGGGTGGTCGAAAAACGTTTGGCCACATCTATAACCAAATCCCGAATGGCAATAAGACGTTCTGTATCTGCATAAAGGAATTTCGGCACTGCAACACTCAGAGCCGCGAACACTTCCCCAGAATGACCCCATACTGGAGCTGCTACACAAAAAAGGCCTTCAACGTACTCTTCGTTATCGATGCAATATCCTTGTTGGCGTATAGTCACAAGGTGCTCGAGTAATTCATCAAAATTGGTTACGGTATTTTCAGTAAAACGTATAAATGGTTCATCTTGAAGCAAGGCTCTAACTTGATGCTCAGGCATATAAGCCAACATGATCTTGCCAAGGCCAGTACAATAAGATGGCATTCGTTTTCCTATAGAAAGGTCTACTTTTATTGTTGATTGACTTTCGATTTTATCGATATAAATTACGTATTTTCCATCCATGACAGCTAGATTTACCGCTTCGTTCGTTTTCTCTGAAAGCTCTCGCATAAAAGGCATTGCCTGTTTTCTCAGACCAAGAGATTTCACCACGTTATTTCCGATTTCAAAAAGTTTAAAGCTATTGGAATATTTATGATTCGCCTGGTTTTGATTAACGTACCCCAAGCCTTTGAGGGTAGAAACAATTCGATGAACAGTACTCCGTTCTAAACTGAGCAAGTTACTCATTTCGGAAATACCTAACTCGCCACGTTCATCAAGTATTTCAATAATCGACATTGCTCTTTCTATAGACTGCACGTACCCGGAACTTTTTTTGGAACCTGTCACGATAATCTGCCTCCTTCTTTGTAAGGGAGAAAACAGCCACCTCAGAAAGATTCCATAATACGGAATAATATTCATCATTGTGGAAACGCAACTTAATTATAAACATGCAGAATTGTATGTCAAACTAGAGAAGAAATACATTTTTGGTAGTTCCAATAATTATATTTTTCACTTTTTATGTTACATGCGAGATTACAACAAACAAGGGGGTGTCCAACGATGCGGACACCCCCTTGTTTATTCTCGAAAAAATATCCGATACCTTTTATCCCCAAAAGAGTTCTATCGTCTTGTCGTCTGGCTTTTTACCTATATAAGCACCAATAATAAACGCTATAAGCCCTATAGCAATTGTAGGAACAATCTGATGAGCTCCCATCCATTTTACTTTTGTAATAGTGAAATAGATGAAAGACCCGCATCCTGCAACAATAGATAAAATAGCACCCGTAGCATTTGCACGTTTCCAATAAAGGCCCAAAATCGTTGGCCAAAGGAAAACCGCTTCAAGACCACCAAAAGCAAAAAGGTTTATCCAGACCAATAAAGAAGGAGGTCTAAGCGCTGCTAAAAAGACCATCACACCCAATATACCTGTCACAACAAAGCTCATACGTCCTATTGCCGCTGGATTAACTTTTTCAGGTTCTTTAGAAATATAGTTTAAATAGAGATCTTTAATAATGGCTGCCGATGCAAGAATAAGCATAGAGTCCACTGTAGACATAATAGCTGCAAGTGGTCCTGCTATAAATATTCCGGCCCAGAAAGGAGAAAGAAGATGGATCGTTAAGGTTGGAACTGCAAGGTCTCCCACTTCGATATTAGGAACGACAGCTCGTCCTAACGCCCCCACCATATGCATACAGAGCATAAGAAACCCTACAATAAATGTTCCAACAATCATGGCATTGTGCATTGATCGGGCATCTTTATATCCCATACATTTTACTGTTGTTTGCGGAAGCCCTAGTATGGCAAATCCCACGAGAACCCAAAAGGAAAGAATAAAGGGTTTTGATATAAAATTATTGGGCCCAAATGGAGTTATCAGGGCAGGATCAATTTCATGAAGTTTCTGTATTACTGAGGTCATTCCTCCGCCTGCATGGACAACGCTCCAAAGTAAGGCAATTGATGCAACAACCATCATAGAACCCTGAATTGTATCGGTAAGGACAACAGCTCTAAAACCACCAACTGTCGTATATATAATAACCGTCACACCAAAGATAATCAGACCTACAAGGTAAGGATATCCTGTAATGCTCTGAAAAAGTCTCGCACCCCCAATAAACTGGGCGAGCATAGAAGCCATGAAAAAGACAAGCAATGCAATCGAAGAAAGAATAACAACGGCATCGTTGCGATATCGTGCCCTTAAAAACTCTGTAACTGTTACTGCATTAATGCGGCGAGCAATAATAGCAAATTTTTTCCCCAAAACGCCTAACGTTAAAAAAGCAGTAGGGACCTGAATCATAGCGAGAAGAATCCAGCCCAATCCCATTTTATAGGCAACCCCCGGGCCACCTACAAAGCTACTAGCGCTGGTATAGGTAGTTATAATCGCCATGGCTAAAACAAAACCGCCCATGGAGCGGCTTCCAAGAAAATACTCTTCAACAAAACTTTTTGTATCGTGAGTTTTTTTACCTATCTTTCGACTCCAGAGCGCTATAGCCATAACACCGGCAAGATAAAGGACGAGAGGTAAAATCATATAGAATCGTTGCGTCATAGTTCTTCACGACCTTCCTTGTCTGGTGATTCTTCAAGCGAAATATCTTTAAAGAATAATCTAACCACTCCCCAAACAAGAAAAGAAATTCCAATATATCCAACAATGCAACTATAAAAGAACCATGATGGCATGCCAAAAACATACGTATACGACGACGGGTCGCCACTTCCTAAACCGTAGGCTGTTCCATACCACCAAGCAAAAAAGACACCGTAAAGAGCAAGTGAAATAAGAGCTTCTTTATTCGCTTGATTGTACCGGCCTGTTTTCTTCACTCTTATTGCCTCCTTTACTTTCCCTTCATTTTAAAATGGCCGCCCCAACACCCTTTGAGATCAGATATACACACAAAACCTTTTGCACCTATAATTTCTGAAATCTGAGGAATATCAGAACGATGACAAATGACTTTAACAACATAGCGAAGTCCCGCGCGACCTTGTCCAACGAGAACAGTTGCACCGAAACCGGCTTTGCGAATTTGCTCAATAACTAATCGGGTTTCTTGGTTTCGTTCTAAAATGATTTCAAGAGTAACGAAAGCATTAAGTAATTTTTCTTCCAAAAGAGAGCCCATAAAGTTACCTGCTCCATACCCTCCTGCGTAGGCGATAAGTTGAGGGAAGGTCAGGGAGCCACCTCCACCAAGAATATAACCGAGAACAGACATGTAGATCATTACTTCAAGAAAACCGATTGTTGCCGCAAGCCGCCGTCTTCCTCTCACAAGAAAAAGGATCCTCACCGTTCCAAGACTGACATCAAGAATACGAGCGCTAAAGATAAGTGCAAGTCCGAGCAAATCCATGACGCATCATTCTCCTAATTTTATGTAAAGGGAAGGCGGACAGCTCTCTGTCCGCCTTATGCTGTCTGCCAAACTCCGTTCGTAAGAAAAATTACTTTTTCTCTATAATTTCTACCTTATATTCTTTGCGAAGACGCTCTGTTTCTTCAAGATATATTTTAGAACGTTTATCTTTAAGAATGTTAGCCTCTATCTGACCTTTCACGTCTTCAAAAGACTTTAACGAAGCAGGCTTTTTATCTTCAAGCCTGATAATGTGCCACCCAAACTGGCTCTGTACAGGAGCACTTATTTCGCCCTTTTTAAGGGCTTCTGTAGCTTTACTGAATTCAGGAACAACTTGATCACCTTGGAAATAACCTAAATCTCCCTTTTGTTGTTTTGAAGGGCAAGTTGAATACTTTTCAACGGCCTCTTCAAAAGAAAGCTTCTTTGTCTCTATCTCTTCTCGAATCTTTTTTGCTTCCTCTTCGCTTGCCACTAAAATATGGCTTGCTCTCATCTGTGCAGGGATATTAAATTCTGTCAGATGCACAGCGTAATAATCTTTTGCTTCTTTTTCCGTTACGGCAGCTTTACTCAGCATCTTCTCCACGGCAGTCTGACGCAGTAACTCCCTTTTTATATTCTCAAGGCGCTCCATAAATACAGGATCTTTTTCAAGGTTATTATCCTTGGCCCAACGAGCAAAAACTTCGAGATTGATCAACTCGTCTAATATAGCCTTACGTCCTTGCTCATTCTCGTAGTACATGCGCTGCTGAGGATCAAGAGAGTTGATTATATCGTCAACATTCTGTTCTTTTATCTCTACATCGCCTACCCGAGCCAATACGTTGTTCTTTTCATTTTTCGCTTCTTGAGCTCCCGCCATGCTTCCCCAAGCCATCATCACTATGACAGCCATTACACATAAAACTCTCATATTTTTTTTCATACATATCCCTCCAAACCATACGATGCACTGAAACGTTGCCAGTGTATCACAGGCTCTCATCGTCGTCATTCAACAAAGACGAAAGAAAACATACTACATCTTCAGCTTGCATTTCCTTTGCATCTTCACCATAGTGAACTTCCACTATTCCTTCTGCCGCTTTGCGTCCTACAACGACTTTGACAGGAATTCCGAAAAGTTCAAAATCAGCGAATTTTGCCCCCGCTCGTTCATTCCTATCATCAAAAAGGACAACAATCCCATTTTGTGCCATCTCCAGATAAAGATTGGTAGCCAGGTTCATTGCCACTTCATCTTTCACCGACGGAACAATAATATCTACATCGAATGGCGCCAAACCAAAGGGATATGTTTTCTCTCGTGCCAGAGCTGTTAGGATACTGTTAAGATCGATCCAGCCTTTCCATAATGTGCATTTCTCGGTTTGTCCCTGTTGATCCTGGTAAGGGATCCCCTCAATGTCACTCTTTTCGCTCCATACTGCTGCTACTTTGTTCCATAAAAAAGGTTGAAGCTCAAGCCCACAACGTGGACAATTCATTCCTTCACGAAGAAGAGCAACATCACCAATATGCTTTGTTTTAAAATCTCTTCCCCACGTAACTCCTGTGAGGTGATAGTTGGGTTTATTAGCTCCCGTAACAACACCGCTACATCCTTCTATACTTATATCAGCGACTAGACAAACTCTTTCAGGAAGTCCTACAGGGCCAAGATAACCTGGTTTCTGCCCCATTACCGACATGAGTTCGTTCTCTTCTGCTATTCGAACCTTCTTGACCTTTAAAAAGAGAGCCAGCTTTTCTTCACTTATATGCAGATCTCCTCGAATAAGCACTGCTACAGGTCTCCAGCCATCATCAACTTCAGCCATATAAAACATGGTCTTTACTGTTTGTTCAGCAGGAATATGCAAAAATTCGCATAGTTCTTCTATAGAACTTGCATTTGGGGTATGAATTTCTTGCCGAACCATCTCTTTCTCTGTTC of Aminobacterium sp. MB27-C1 contains these proteins:
- a CDS encoding YbaK/EbsC family protein is translated as MKMTSLLTPTLKKAPAGWQDPGVIRLIRSGYALDFQNEEWNLLPLGSILRENVAWTFLHALMEENFQQLDSLLYKKDGLYALAQRAVQSYRDLPLNFMELRQGLLLLGGIETASGKEAQQEIVHTIDNILQNLNLPSIVMSDETLGTDGSYVALKASDQYIAVENGVACSSCGWTGTENARIEQSKPYRTEKEMVRQEIHTPNASSIEELCEFLHIPAEQTVKTMFYMAEVDDGWRPVAVLIRGDLHISEEKLALFLKVKKVRIAEENELMSVMGQKPGYLGPVGLPERVCLVADISIEGCSGVVTGANKPNYHLTGVTWGRDFKTKHIGDVALLREGMNCPRCGLELQPFLWNKVAAVWSEKSDIEGIPYQDQQGQTEKCTLWKGWIDLNSILTALAREKTYPFGLAPFDVDIIVPSVKDEVAMNLATNLYLEMAQNGIVVLFDDRNERAGAKFADFELFGIPVKVVVGRKAAEGIVEVHYGEDAKEMQAEDVVCFLSSLLNDDDESL